In the genome of uncultured Celeribacter sp., the window GCAGGATCGGCGGGATGATCTGATCGAGTTTGCGCTGGAACATGAGGCGCTGACCACACGCGAGCTGGCCGTCAAATATACCGATGAGACGCGGTATTTTGTCTCTGAATCATCGGCTTATCGTATCTTGAAAGCCGCTGATCTGATTACTGCGCCGGACTAAAGCGTTTTTCAAAAAACTTGAGGCACTCAATTTTTGAAAAACGCAGCAAGATCAATTCAGTGTCGCAACGTTTTTCGCTCAATCTGATTCAGATTAAACGAAAAACGCTTTATGTGGTGATCAAGGCTGCCGATGAGGTCACGGACAAGACCACCGCCATCAACCAGATGTGGCAGACCGACTTTACCTACTTCAAGATCATCGGGTGGGGCTGGTATTATCTCAGCACCATCCTCGACGACGACAGCCGCTACATCATCGCCTGGAAGCTCTGCACAAACATGCGTGCTGAGGATGTCACCAACACGATCGAGCTGGCGCTTCAGGCATCGGGCTGCGACCAGGCCGTGGTCCGGCACAAACCTCGTCTGCTCAGCGAGCGAGCTATTGAGGCGCCATTGGTTCGAGCCCAATGGCGAGCGGTTCCTGCGACATCTCTGGCGATCTGGCCAAATGGCTGGAGGGTCAGAAGATGCATCATGTCCACGGTGCGCCATTCCACCCGCAAACTCAGGGCAAGATCGAGCGCTGGCATCAGACCATGAAGAACCGAGTTCTGCTGGAAAATTACTACCTGCCCGGTGATCTTGAGCGCCAGATCGGGGCCTTCGTCGAATATTACAACAACCAGCGATACCACGAGAGCTTGAACAACGTCACACCCGCCGACGTCTACTTCGGCCGAGACAAATCCATTCTGAGAGAAAGAGAAAAGATCAAGAAACAGACGATCCAACAACGCCGCTTGCAACATCAAAAGCAAGCAGCATAATCAATCACGCAACCGAACCAGAGCCTCCAATGTTCAAGCCGCTCTGATGTCCCATTTTATATGACGACAGACAGTCACTGTCCGAAGAGTTTCCGCCTCCGCCACGAAGCAGTCCGCATGCGATCCACAAGAGATAGGCGGAACCAGCAAGGGTCATCGGCCACGTGAGTGCCAAGACCCACTCGGTTCCGATCAGCATCCCGCTTCCGACAATCACGAGCAGCGCAAGGAAGCTGGCGGTCGTACCACTTACGAAGCGCAGAGCCCGTGGCGCTCCATGCCTCGCGCCCGTCATTGCGCCGATGATATTGACCGGGCCCGGCGTCGCCGAGGATGCCAGCGCAAAGCCGCACATGGCCAACAGCGTCTCCAGCGGCGGCATCAGCGCAGCAACGGCAGGTTACCACAGATCCGGTCCACAGCCTTTCGAGGCCCGGCCAGCAGGATTGCCTGAGGCGCGTGACCCGCCAGCGGCGCAGCAGCGATGCGCGCGGAATAATCCGCATAGTCGTGGGCCTCGAAGGCTGCGCGCATGTAAGCCAGCCGCAGCGGAAGGTCAGATGCGGCGGCAAACAGCATCGGCAGGTCGGCCGCCGAGGCACCGAGCACCGGAAGCGCAACCGTCGTGATCCCGCCCAGCACCTGACCGTCCCTCGTGGTGGTGTTGGCACCGACCAGCTCGGGGCGCAGTTGCCCCAGGCTCATGCCCAGGACGGCGGCGAAATTGGCCTTCAGGCCGGTGGGCAGGGTTTCGTCCAAAATGAGAACAGGTTTCTGTGACATAGCTGTATCCTTTTTGGGACCTGCCATGTCACACTGGTTGCCAGGTTGGATTGGACGAAATTGACCTTTAGTGCCGGATCAGAGCGCCCGGCGTCACACCGTAGTGGCGACGGAACTGCCGGATCAGATGCGCCTGATCGCAGAAGCCGGCAGCAATGGCTGCCTCGGCGGCAGGCGTGCCGTCCAGCAGCAGGCGGCGTGCCAGATCGACGCGCGCCCGCAGCACATGGCCATGCGGCGACAGGCCCGTGGCTCTGGTGGTGCTGCGGATCAGGTAGGACGGATTTAATCCAACCTGCTCGGCCAGATCGGACAGGCTCAGGCTCTCGCTGTCCGCGACACCGGCCTCGATCCGCTCCAGCAGGGCGCGAATGGCGGCGGGTTCGTGACCCGACTGCCGCAATTCGGCACCGCCGTAATGCGCGAAAGCCTGTGCCAGCACCGCATGCACGGCCTCTTCAGCCTCCAGTCGGCCAGCATATTCTGTCGGATTGTTGAGGCTCCGCGACAACCGCGCCAGTGCCCTCGTCAGCTTCAACCCTCGATCCTGCGGAGCGATCTCGGCAAAGCCCCGCAAGTCACGCAGACCGAGCACCGCGCGCACCGCCGTCTCCGGAGCATAAAGCATATTGTATCGCACACGTCCTGCCGCTGCGCGGCCGGTATGGGGTTCATCGGGGTTCATTAGCGATAGCGACCCGGCGGGCAGCACCATGCTTTCACCCCGGCATTGGTATCCACCCGCGCCCTCTCCGATCGCACCGATGGCAAAGCCTTCATGAGCGTGGCGGGCGAAAGTCTGATTGCTGAATGAGGCTTCAAAAAGTTCGATGCCGTGAAACCAGCCCAGATGGTGATAGCGATTGCGCTGCATAAAGACGCTATATAGTCGATCCACCTCACCGTGAAAGGCCGCAATGGGCTGATTTTGTTGAAAAACTCTATCACGGCACCTGACAGGCAATTATTGTAGGAAAATGTTCTAAAGGCATTTCAAAGTAGCCAAAAATACGGCGTCAGGCACGTGAATTGAGAACATTGTTCTGCATTTCGGGGAGCGCTGAGAGCCTCAAGGACTTTTTCAACACAATCGGCTCGGAGCTGCCCTGCGGCGGCGCAGTGGGCTGGTCACCTGCCTGGACGGCTGAAGGTGCTTCCATTGGTGGCCGCAGGCAGCCCTTTTGAGACATTCGCACCAGGCCCAGCACGCACTCCGCTGCAGACGCGAAATGTCCGAGGCGTTTTCCCTAAAGCGGCCCTTCGTCGGCCCCGGTGAACGCTCCCCAATGCTGCGACCAGCACAAGCGTCTGCGAAGCGCAGATAGCGCACTTTGCAAAGTCTGGGGATCTGCCTGCCGGGTAGTGTGCCCATGCTGCACAGGCAACGGAGGAGCAGACCTTCGCCGCAGGTGCAGCCACAAACCACCATCGAACGGAAGGGATGCGGGACAAAGCACCAATTCGCCGCAAAGGCCAAAGGGCAGCTTTCGGCACATTGCGTCTGCAGCGAAATGCCTCAACGGAGATAGCCGCCTTTTGCGGCGGGTGCGAACTTCAATCCTTCTGATGGCGAAAGTGGACATTCAATCAAGTGGCCAAGCCGAGATTCGGCTGATCAGCAAAGAGTCGAGACCGAGCATGTTTTGCGCCTGATACACGACAGCCTGAATACACCGCGATTGGTAAATGTGGCCTCCGGCCGGCGCCTTTCATTTCGGCTTTGGGCGCTGCAAGTCTAACGCACTTTCTGCCCCATAGAACACGTCTATCGCTGCCTGCCGGACCGCGCAACGAAGGCGCCGACAAGGATCAGAGGTCCCGCAAGAAGAAAGGCCAAACTGGGCACTTCGGCGAAGAAAGCGAACCCGAGCGCAACGGCCCAGAGAACCGACATATATTCGAACGGCGCCAGAGCAGAGGCTTCCGCATGACGGAAGGACAGCGTCATCAGGATATGGGCGAGCCCGCCCGCGAGGCCGGTTCCGATCAGCAGCGCAAGACTCGCGGCACCCGGCCAGACCCATCCCCACGGAAGGGTCGCGAGGCCGCAGATGGCGGAAACGACTGCGAACCAGAAGGCGATGGCACCAGCGCTTTCGCCCAGCAGCGTCAACCGGCGGACCTGGATCAGCGCGCCCGCCGTCAGCATGGCCGTCACCAGCCCAAGGGTAACGCCCAGCCCGCCTGCATCGGGCAAGACGCCGGCAAAGGCTGGCAGGCAGAACGCGGCTACTCCGGCAAGGCCGAGCACCACGCCGCCGATCCGCCGTGTATTCAGCCGCTCTTTGAGAACAACCCAGCCCAACAGCGCGAGCAATACGGGTGACAGGTAGGATAGCATGGTCGCCTCCGCCAGCGGCAGAAGTCGGATCGTCGCAAAGGAGGTGAACATCGCCAGGGCGCCCATCAGGCAGCGGGCCACATGACCGAACGGCCGGGTGGTCAGAAGCCCCCGGGGCCAGCCGCCGCTCCACCACAAGAACAGCACCAGCGGCAACAGGGCCACGGCAGAGCGGAAGAACACGATCTGCCCCAAGGGCACGGTGTCGCCAAGAGCCTTTACACAAAGCCCCATGAGCGCAAAGGCGATCGTCGACAGGATGCGCAATGTGATCCCGAAGGTTTCATTTGTTGCGGGAGGCGCCACGACGGTGGATGGTGCTTTGGATGCGGCATGCGTCATTCCGCGCTGAACCGGATATGCGGACGGTCGGAGCCCGGCGTTACGACGATATGAGCCCTGACATTGAACACGTCGCTCAGGGTATCTTGAGTCAACACGGCGTCGGGCGTGCCGCAGGCACGCACCGTCCCTGCCTCGAGTACGACTATGCGGTCGCAGAACATCGCGGCGAGATTGAGGTCGTGCAGGGCGATTATGCTGGTGAGGTCCAGATCGCGGACCATGCGCAGGATCTCGATCTGGTGGTGAATATCAAGGTGGTTCGTTGGTTCGTCCAGGAACAGCACCTGTGGAGTCTGCGCCAAAGCACGGGCGATATGCACGCGCTGACGCTCGCCCCCCGACAAGGTCTGCCATGCCTGCCTCTTGCGCGATGCCATGTCGACGCGATCGAGCGCATGGGCCACGGCAGCCTCATCACCCTCGGACCAGCCTGCAAGGGCAGATCTGTGCGGCGTCCGGCCAAGCCGCACCACATCCGCCACGGTGACACTGGTTTCGGTGGCCGCGCTTTGCTGGACAAAGGCGACCTGCCTCGACAGCGCCTTGCGCGAGACCTGCGCAATGTCCTGCCCATGGATCTCAACCCGCCCAGACATGGGGCGCTTCAACCCAGCCAGCAGCCGTAACAGGGACGACTTGCCCGATCCGTTGGGGCCGATCAGCCCAAGCGTTTCGCCACGCCCGACCGTGAACGACACATCTGACACGATGGTTCGGCGCCTGACGCTCCATATCAGGCTTTCGGCGACAACGCTCATGTCTGTGGCCTCGCACGATAAAGTATGATGGCAAAGAAGGGCACACCGACCAGCGCCGTGACAACTCCGATGGGCACCGTCTGCTGTGTCGCGATCATGCGAGAAGTGATGTCGGCAAGCACCATGAAGACCGCGCCCACCATGGCGCAGGCCGGCAGCAGCCGCATGTGCAACGGCCCCACGACGTACCGTGCCGCATGGGGTACAACCAGACCGACAAAGCCTATGGCACCGACCATGCTCACGATCGTCGCCGTCAAAAGCGCAGTCACGCCGAACAGCACGATGCGGATGCGGGCCACTGGCACACCAAGCGACGCCGCGTCCTCATCCCCGAAGGTGAAGGCATCCAGAGACCGCGCCATCCAGATGCAGATCGCAAGGCAGACGATCACGACGCAGATTAAGAGCTGAAAATCCGGCCAGCGCACCCCACCAAAGCTGCCCAAGAGCCAGAACATCACGTCCCGCGCCTGCTGCGCATTGCCCGAGGTCGTAACGATGTACGAGGTCAGAGCGTTGAACAGCTGCGAGGCCGCAACCCCGGCGAGGATCGTGTGGTTCGGCCCGCTCGTCGCGCCATTGGACAGAAGCGCCACGAGCGCAAAGGCGGCGAAAGCCCCGGCGAAGGCCCCAAGCGATAGCGACAGGCTGCCCGCGCCGATCCCCAGCACGATGACGCAGACCGCCCCGGTCGAGGCGCCCGCCGAGACGCCCAGCACGAAAGGCTCGGCCAGCGCGTTGCGCAGAAGCGCCTGCAGGATCGCTCCGCAGATCGCCAGACCCGCGCCGGCAAGCGCCGCGATCAGCGCGCGACTCAGGCGCAGGTTCCAGACGACGCTTTGTTCGATGGGCGCGATCTCGGCGCCGGTAAGGCCCAGTTCGTTGGTCACGGACAGGAAGACCGTCCGCAAGGGGATGTTATAATCGCCAATCGCCGTCGCGGCGGCGACGGCGAAGATCAAGACGATCAGGGACAGGCAAAGCAAGAGGGCGAGCCGCGCGGCACCACCCTCTGTCGTGTCTGAGGTCATCACGGAAGATCAAGCTCCTTCAGCTGTTCTGCCACCTGCTCGGCACCATAAAGGGTGCGAATGCTGGGGTTCATCGCAGCGCCGCTCATCACAACGATCCGGCCATTTTTGACGACATCCATCTGGCTGACGGTGGGGTCCGACGTCAGGAAGTCGATCTTGTTCTCGGCCGAGTCCAGATCCCATCGATTGCGATCCACCTGCGCCACGACAAAGACCGTCGGGGCTGCGGCCATGATGCCTTCCCAGCCCACTGCGGGCCAGTCAGCCTCGGTCGTGATGGCGTTTGAGCCACCAAGGATGTCCGCAATGTAGCCCGACGGGCCGTTGCCGCCGCCAAGATAGGCATCGTCGGCGGGGGACGGGCTGGAGAACCAGAACAGGAAGGTCAGATCCTCGTTCTCCGCAAATTGTTCGCGCAGTGCCGCTTCGCGCGATTTGAAATCCGCGGTCAGTGCTTGCCCGCGGTCAGCGACGTCGAAGATCCGTGAGAGATCCTCGATCTCCTTGTAGAGCAGGTCCATGCTCCAAAGTTCATCACGCGAGCCGTAGGCATCGTTCGCGTCCAGCGTTGTGGAACAGGCACTTGGCGACAAATATGTCGGAATGCCCAGCGCCTCGAAATCAGACCGCTTGGCGACCTTGCTGTCGGGACCAAGCAGGGTGGTGAGCATGGCCGCCACGAAGTCCGGTTGGGTCGACAGCACCGATTCCAATGTCGGAAATTCCACTGTAAGCAATTCGACCTTGTCGTTGGCGTCGGCCAGTTCGGGCAACACCGAGTTGGGCCAGAAGGCGGTGGCGGCCATCCTGTCTTCGAGACCCAGCAACAGCATGATTTCAGCGCTGTTCTGACCCAAAGCCACAGCGTTCTGCGGCGCCTCGTCGAAGGTAACCGACTGGCCGCAATTCTCGATCGTCAGAGGATAGTCCGTCTGCGCCTGAACAGCAGCCGCTGACAACGCCAAAGCGGTTGAAAATGCAACGGTGTAGGTGGTGTTCATCAAAGATGATCTCTTACTTGAGTTGTTTTGTCGGAAATCGGGTACAAGCTTCACTCCGTAGATACAAGAGTGTTTTTATCGGAATTTCAGCAGCATTCTAAATTCGCAAGGCGATGCCAACGAACCCAAGCGATCAAGATCAGATCTCCCGCCCGAGGTCCAGTTGGCGGGCTTGACCATATCTGTGGGAAAGCTGATTTGTTCAAATGGTCGCTCCGAGCGACGGACACCGCACGTCCAGAATGAGGCCCGATGAAGGGCATCGGATCACCTTGGAAGACGGCACTGCGTTTGGGGACGACCGCTCTCCGGCTCCTCTTAGCACTGAATATCCGAGCGACACCCATATCCTGAGGACTGCGGCACTCATCGCCTACGCGACGATGTTGAAAAAGTGGGGTGCAGCCACTTCACGATACCGGCTGGCACAGGGCATCTGACTGGGAAGACAAGACCAGCCTGACCTGCCTGATCTGCGAAACGATGTCGAATGGTTCCGGCGCACCCGGCCTTCGCCACGTAAGGCGGCTTTCTCGCCCATAGACAGCCTCTCACCCGATGAGAATTGTCTGTCGTCATATAAAATGGGACATCAGAGCGGCTTGAACATTGGAGGCTCTGGTTCGGTTGTGTGATTAATTATGCGGCTTGTTTTTGATGTTGCAAGCGGCGTTGTTGGATTGTCTGTTTCTTGATCTTTTCTCTTTCTCTCAGAATGGCTTTGTCTCGGCCGAAGTAGACGTCGGCGGGAGTGACGTTGTTCAGGCTCTCGTGGTATCGCTGGTTGTTGTAATATTCGACGAAGGCCCCGATCTGGCGCTCAAGATCACCGGGCAGGTAGTAATTTTCCAGCAGAACTCGGTTCTTCATGGTCTGATGCCAGCGCTCGATCTTGCCCTGAGTTTGCGGGTGGAATGGCGCACCGCGGACATGATGCATCTTCTGACTGCATATTTCCAGCCCATTGCCGCGTGAATCCCAATAGAGGTGCCGCCCAGTCTTAATCGGATTGCGCAGCGCGCGGTTGCCATCTTGGAGCTGCGGTAGCAAGGGCAGGAAGCGCGGAGACTTCCAACTATCGCAGCGGTTTCTGCCTTTGCGGGTATGGGCTTCATTCCCGACGGAGCACGCGCCTCACGGTTGACATTTAATGCGCGACGCATTTCAAATGATTACAATTATTTAATTCGGGGGCGAATTTTGAACACATCATTACGAATGGGGAAACCCGTTCAAAAGCTTCACTTCTGTTCAAGCTTTATGACCCAACCGACGATGTGGAGCAGATCGTCGCCCTAGCCAAGGTGGCGCATTTGGAGAGTCGGTTTGGCTATATCCCCTTTTCCGCCGAGAAGGTCCGCAAGCTTGTCGAGACCTCGGCCAAGGACGAGAAGCGCCACGGTATCCTACTGGCCTATAAGAGCGAGCGTCTGGTTGGCATCGCCTATTGCTCGGTCGGGGAATATCACATCGGCACGGGCGCTTTGCTAACCACGATCCACAATCTCAATGTGGCAAAAGACATTCGCGACAGGCTCAATGGCGGGCGCGTGGCACTCGGGCTGTTCAAAGGCGTCGAGACATGGTCACAGGCGCGCGGTGCCAAGGAAGTGCTGTTCCACGTCACCTCCGGCGTCGATCTGGGCCGGGCGCATAAGCTGGCGAAACGGATGGGATATCAGTTCATTGGAGGGAGCTATGGGAAAGCCTACTAATACAGTTCTTGGGATAATTCTATTCGCTTTGACGGCGTGCGTTGAGTATGATGGGAATAGCCAAGATGATAGCGTGGCACTCAACAAAATTGTTAGCTGCAGCGCTGCCTTCTCGCCCTCAAAACAAGTTGAGACCTTGGGAAGCTACACACTGTGGGATGCAACAGAGGGCAAAGAAAGCGCGGGCCTTTTTTACATTACGTCAAAGCAAAGTGGCTGTATTCTTGGAGTTGAGCATACGCCAAACCCCACATTTGCACCAACGCCCCGTTTGTTCAGGGTAACCGAGATCATTGTACCGGATAACTATTTTGAAATTGGAGAGGACAGGTTCAGTCGTTTTGCCATTTCTTCCACTTTGGAGCGATCTCTTACCTCAAGATTTCTTGAAAGCTGCGAGCAGGAAGCACAACGCTCAGAATGCACGAAACAGGCCAAAAGCTGGATAGCGCAGGAAACGGCAACCCTCGCATTTCGAGTTGGAGGTGATGAATACAACATCGATCTCGTAAGCAACAAAGCGTATTTTCAGGGGGAAATTTTAGATGACTGAAAACATTTCTTATTCATCAGATATGGGCAATGAAATCGTTGACGCCGCTATTGATATGTTGAATACTGGCGAACTCAATTTTTCATTGTATTCGAGTAACGCTCGATACGCTTCTGCCTTGAAAAACGTCGAGGTTCGGCAGGGAGAAAAGGATTACGGCGTTGGAACTTGGGGATACGTTGATAAAGGTTCATATGATGCAACAGGTCTAACGTCCGGCATAATCTATACCTACCCAGATCATGCGGTTCACAATACTTTCTTCTCAAAGAATTTGGTGGGGAATACCGTTGGTCATTTGATCCATGAAACGCTCCACATGAGCACCGAGATTGACGCGCAACGCGCGGCAATTGTGGAACATTGAACCGCCCCGGTTTTACCGGAGACTGTTGATTTCGTATTTCAAGCTGCGATTTTGTCCGCTTGCAAGGTTTGTTTGTACTTCTCCTCTGCTTCGATTGGCGTGATGTAGCCAAGAGGTTCGAGCAGGCGCTCCTTGTTGAACCAATCGACCCATTGCAGGGTTTCCCATTCGACCTGATCTTTGGATTTCCACGGCCCCAGCCGGTTGATGACCTCGGTTTTGAACAGGCCGATGATAGTCTCGGCCAGCGCGTTGTCATAGCTGTCGCCAACGCTGCCGACGGATGGTTCCAGTCCCGCGTCTGCCAGCCTTTCAGTGTATTTGATCGACACATATTGGCTGCCGCGATCAGAATGATGGATCAGCCTCTCAGAAGGTCTGCGCGCATGGATTGCCTGTTCGAGCGCATCCAGAACAAATTGTGTGTCTTGTGTTGTAGATGCCTTCCAACCGACGATCCGGTTGGCAAAGGTATCAATGACGAACGCGACATAGACGAAACCGCGCCACGTCGAGACGAACGTGAAGTCTGACACCCAAAGCTCGTTTGGCTGAGAGGCCCTGAACTGGCGATTGACCTTGTCCAGCGGGCATTGACCCGCAGGCTGACCATAGGTCGTCTTGATCTTCTTGCCGCGCCTGACGCCTTGAATGCCGAGTTGCCGCATCAGGCGCTCAACCGTACAACGCGCGATATCAATCTTCTCGCGCTTCATTGCATACCACAGCTTTCGTGCGCCGTAGACAGACCGGTTTTTCGTCCAGACGTCCTTCATCTCCTTGCGCAGATAGGCATCGCGCTTAGCACGCCCAGAAGCCCGGTCAGGATCACGTTCAATGGCCAAGCGCTCATAGAAAGTCGAAGGGGCGATTTGCAGAACGCGGCAGATCGGCTCGACCCCATGCTCCCTACGAAAGTCTTTGATGAAGGCAATCATTTGCGAAACGGGCGGTCGAGCTCCGCCTGTGCAAAGTTGAACCCGTCACGCCACTGGTTCGAGTGACGGGTGAAACGCAGACGCCTTTTTGAGGATCTCATTGGCCTGGCGCAACTGTCGGTTCTCGCGCTCAAGTTCCTTGATGCGATCTCGCTCAGCCGTTGTCACGCCATCGCGTTTGCCGGTATCCGTTTCATGCTGCTTGACCCAGATGCGCAAGCTGTCCCTGCTGCACCCAACTTTCTGAGAGATCGACAATATTGCCGCCGATCTGCTCGCGTATTCGCTCTCGTGATCCAAAACCATCCGCACCGCTCGCGCGCGCAGTTCCTCTGGATAGCGTGTTCCGTTGTTCGTCTTTCCCATAACCCAGTATCCTTACTTCTGGGCCTCCGGCAAACAAGGGGCGGTTCACTCTGAACCGCACCGGGTTTGCCTGAGGCTCCAACTCTTGAGTAGGATGGAGCATTATGAACAAGACAACGAACCAATATACCCCTGAAGTACGCGAGCGAGCGGTTCGCATGGTTTTGGACAACGCCGGTCAGCATGAGAGCCGCTGGCAAGCGATCGTATCGATCTCGGCGAAGATAGGCTGTTCGACGAACACGCTGAATGACTGGGTCAAAAAGGCAGAGATTGATCGTGGCGACCGTGCTGGGGTCAGCACCGAGATGGCCGAGAAGATGAAGGCGCTGGAGCGCGAGAACCGCGAACTCAAGCAGGCGAATGAGATCCTGCGGAAGGCGTCGGCGTATTTTGCTCAGGCGGAGCTCGACCGCCGATCCAAGTCATGATCGCTTTCATTGAAGAGCACCGGGAAGTCATCGGGGCTTTGCCGATGGAACGCCAATGGTCCGAGTGACATTGGCGAAGGCCGATCTGCAAATACCTGCCGATTGCCTCGTCGACATTCTACGATCATATGGCCAAACGGGCGAACGCTGATCTGCTTTCGGATCGTGCCAAGCGGGACAAGGCTTTGTAGCCCGAGATCGAACGCGTCTGGGAACAGAACTACAAGGTCTATGGCGTCCGCAAAGTCTGGCGCCAGATGCGGCGGGAAGGATTTGATGTGGCCCGATGCACGATAGCCCGGTTGATGAAGGATTTGGGCCTGCAGGGCGCCATTCGGGGCAAGCCGCATAAAACGACGATCCCTGACAAGAAGCAGCCGTGCCCGATGGACAAGGTAAACCGGCAATTCCGGGTGCCGGCACCGAACATGCTCTGGGTCAGTGACTTCACCTATGTCGCGACCTGGCAGGGATTTGTCTACGTGGCATTCGTCATCGACACATTTGCGCGCCGGATCGTTGGGTGGCGCGTCAGCCGCACGGCTCACACAGGCTTCGTTCTCGACGCTTTGGAACAGGCTGTTCATCAGCGGCAGCCTGGTGTGGGACTGATCCATCACTCAGACCGCGGATCGCAATACCTGGCGATAAAATACACCGAACGCTTGGCCGAGGCAGGGATCGAACCCTCGGTCGGCAGCGTCGGTGACAGCTATGAGTTCAAGCAGGGCCGCGCAGCGGATCAAATGATCTGGGGGATCATTTGAATGCGCAGAACGCTTTGGCCGAGACAATCAATGGTCTCTTCAAGGCGGAGGTCATCCACCGCCGTGGCCCGTGGCGCAGTCTGGACGCCGTGGAATACGCCACTCTGGAATGGGTCGACTGGTTCAACAACCGCCGCCTCCTCGAACCGATCGGAAACATCCCACCAGCGGAAGCAGAGGCAAACTTCTACGCAGCTCTGGAAACTAAGAGCATAGCCGCATAACTTAAACCAAACAGCCTCAGGCAAACCCGGTGCGGTTCAGGCCTCCTTGCCTCAAAGTTAGGGAGAAAAGCGTCTACAAATCTAGGGGCAACTCACTGCGACCATCTCCGATAAGCTCAATACCGCGCAGCTCTTCGCATATCAAACCTTGTGAATACTAACAAAACAGCACCTCGTCCGCATCGCTGTGAAGCTTGCGGGTGGCCAAGCGGCAGAGCGCATCCGCCATGGATGGTTTAACCTTCGAGAGATTGTCGAAGGCCAGAACATGCGCGCCCTAGGCCGCGATTACCAAATTCCGCTCGTTCCCGGAAAAGCTCCGCGGGGCCAATGTCGAGGGATCGACCAGCGCCCGCAGAACTTTCGAGGTGGTGCTTTTGGCGCTGCCCTGTTCGCCGGTCAGGATCAGAAGCGGGTACACCTTAGAAACGCTGCCAAGCTGTCCAGAAAACTGGGACCACTTCAATCCGCAGCTGGTGGGCGAGGTGTTGGAGAGGCTTCAGATGTTGGCAGAAGAGGGCATGACCATGATCCTCGTCACCCATGAAGTGAGCTTTGCCCGCGACGTCTTCGACCGGGTCGCGTTTTTCCACATAGGTGTCATGGCGGAAATCAACGTCCGGAAGCATCGGTTCGGCGATCCGTAACATGTTGAAACACAAAAGTTTCTCGCCAGCGTGCGCTGAGAGGTTTTACAACATGAAAAAGGCGCAGGAGTTCTCCTCCCACGCCTTTGTTCATGAATTTTCTCGAGGCTTAAAGCGCCGCGAGGCCCTTGGTTTCGAACAGATCGAGCTGTGCAAGCTCGGCTTCGCTGAGTGTGATCCCTTGGCTCAAAGACTCCTCGCGCGCCTTGAACCGGCGTTGCGACGGAAGCCGCGCGCCCTGTCCGGCAATCGCGGTCAAAAGTCGTTCGCCCTCGGCCAGCGGATCGCGGCCGCTGCGGGCGGAGAAGGTCTCTGGATCGAGCGCCAGGATCAGCGCGCCGTGACGGGGCAAAAGATGCGTGCCGCCCGAAAATTCCAACGCTTCCTGGCTCATGAACTCGCCCAGAAGCGCGCCCGCGAGCAATTCGACCATGGTGGAAATCGCCGAGCCTTTGTGCCCGCCAAAGGGCAACATCGCCCCCGCAAGCGCCGCATCCGGGTCAGTCGTCGGATTGCCGTCGCGGTCGATGGCCCAGCCTTCGGGGATCGGCGTGCCTGCGCGGCGGTGCAGTTCGATCTCGCCCCGTGCGGCCACCGAAGTGGCGAAATCGAAGACATAAGGCGGACTGTCAGGACGCGGCCAGCCAAAGGCAAAGGGGTTGGTGCCCAACAAAGGTTCGGAGCCGCCCGTGGGGGCGACCGCGGCGTAGCTTGGGCACATGGAGAGCCCGGCGAGG includes:
- a CDS encoding DUF2000 domain-containing protein, producing the protein MSQKPVLILDETLPTGLKANFAAVLGMSLGQLRPELVGANTTTRDGQVLGGITTVALPVLGASAADLPMLFAAASDLPLRLAYMRAAFEAHDYADYSARIAAAPLAGHAPQAILLAGPRKAVDRICGNLPLLR
- a CDS encoding AraC family transcriptional regulator, whose product is MDRLYSVFMQRNRYHHLGWFHGIELFEASFSNQTFARHAHEGFAIGAIGEGAGGYQCRGESMVLPAGSLSLMNPDEPHTGRAAAGRVRYNMLYAPETAVRAVLGLRDLRGFAEIAPQDRGLKLTRALARLSRSLNNPTEYAGRLEAEEAVHAVLAQAFAHYGGAELRQSGHEPAAIRALLERIEAGVADSESLSLSDLAEQVGLNPSYLIRSTTRATGLSPHGHVLRARVDLARRLLLDGTPAAEAAIAAGFCDQAHLIRQFRRHYGVTPGALIRH
- a CDS encoding DMT family transporter, translated to MAPPATNETFGITLRILSTIAFALMGLCVKALGDTVPLGQIVFFRSAVALLPLVLFLWWSGGWPRGLLTTRPFGHVARCLMGALAMFTSFATIRLLPLAEATMLSYLSPVLLALLGWVVLKERLNTRRIGGVVLGLAGVAAFCLPAFAGVLPDAGGLGVTLGLVTAMLTAGALIQVRRLTLLGESAGAIAFWFAVVSAICGLATLPWGWVWPGAASLALLIGTGLAGGLAHILMTLSFRHAEASALAPFEYMSVLWAVALGFAFFAEVPSLAFLLAGPLILVGAFVARSGRQR
- a CDS encoding ABC transporter ATP-binding protein, whose amino-acid sequence is MSVVAESLIWSVRRRTIVSDVSFTVGRGETLGLIGPNGSGKSSLLRLLAGLKRPMSGRVEIHGQDIAQVSRKALSRQVAFVQQSAATETSVTVADVVRLGRTPHRSALAGWSEGDEAAVAHALDRVDMASRKRQAWQTLSGGERQRVHIARALAQTPQVLFLDEPTNHLDIHHQIEILRMVRDLDLTSIIALHDLNLAAMFCDRIVVLEAGTVRACGTPDAVLTQDTLSDVFNVRAHIVVTPGSDRPHIRFSAE
- a CDS encoding iron chelate uptake ABC transporter family permease subunit; protein product: MTSDTTEGGAARLALLLCLSLIVLIFAVAAATAIGDYNIPLRTVFLSVTNELGLTGAEIAPIEQSVVWNLRLSRALIAALAGAGLAICGAILQALLRNALAEPFVLGVSAGASTGAVCVIVLGIGAGSLSLSLGAFAGAFAAFALVALLSNGATSGPNHTILAGVAASQLFNALTSYIVTTSGNAQQARDVMFWLLGSFGGVRWPDFQLLICVVIVCLAICIWMARSLDAFTFGDEDAASLGVPVARIRIVLFGVTALLTATIVSMVGAIGFVGLVVPHAARYVVGPLHMRLLPACAMVGAVFMVLADITSRMIATQQTVPIGVVTALVGVPFFAIILYRARPQT
- a CDS encoding ABC transporter substrate-binding protein, which codes for MNTTYTVAFSTALALSAAAVQAQTDYPLTIENCGQSVTFDEAPQNAVALGQNSAEIMLLLGLEDRMAATAFWPNSVLPELADANDKVELLTVEFPTLESVLSTQPDFVAAMLTTLLGPDSKVAKRSDFEALGIPTYLSPSACSTTLDANDAYGSRDELWSMDLLYKEIEDLSRIFDVADRGQALTADFKSREAALREQFAENEDLTFLFWFSSPSPADDAYLGGGNGPSGYIADILGGSNAITTEADWPAVGWEGIMAAAPTVFVVAQVDRNRWDLDSAENKIDFLTSDPTVSQMDVVKNGRIVVMSGAAMNPSIRTLYGAEQVAEQLKELDLP